A genomic region of Desulfosarcina ovata subsp. ovata contains the following coding sequences:
- a CDS encoding cytochrome c biogenesis protein ResB, with protein MKTANPLWKFFCSVQLTIVLLLSLALTSIIGTVIPQNENPDAYLHAYGAFRYQLLDVLGVLDMYHSWWFQGLLVLLTVNIVVCSIDRLRAGWKLIFKRRPTVNPERFARRSDARTVNDKRDVETLVKAYEPLVAKRFAHCQVVRTGDSTAIYGEKGRLSRLGVYIVHLSVIFLLFGGLVGSFFGFEAFVNIPEGESIDTVRLRNTGQLHKLDFQIRCDDFSLTLYENGAPKEYRSALTLLENGKPVKKKDVIVNAPLRYRGINIFQSSYGKLPPDRMNRSVMPTPGPSDHYTLSFTSKTSGMSYHKTVQVGTPVDLPEGLGRFLLISYEAQADFRGMDVGAALKGIITPAEGQPVDVLLPLKFANFDKMRGGDVVIAVTGQPGGSNSAPPPAEARYYTGLQVTRDPGVWLVYSGFILMIAGCFVTFYLSHQQVCIVIEKQNKSSRVILAGTTNRNKLAMQNGIDKMFTAMTNA; from the coding sequence TTGAAGACTGCGAACCCGTTGTGGAAATTTTTTTGTTCGGTCCAATTGACCATTGTCCTGCTGCTTTCCCTGGCGCTCACTTCGATTATCGGTACGGTGATCCCCCAGAACGAAAATCCCGATGCCTATTTGCATGCGTACGGCGCTTTCCGCTATCAATTGCTGGATGTGCTTGGGGTTCTGGACATGTACCATTCATGGTGGTTCCAGGGCTTGCTGGTGCTGCTGACCGTAAACATTGTGGTCTGCTCCATCGATCGCCTGCGGGCCGGCTGGAAACTGATTTTCAAGCGTCGCCCAACGGTAAACCCCGAACGGTTTGCCCGGCGCTCGGATGCCCGCACCGTGAACGACAAGCGGGACGTGGAGACACTGGTGAAAGCCTATGAACCGCTGGTGGCCAAGCGTTTCGCTCACTGTCAGGTCGTCCGGACCGGCGACTCGACCGCCATTTATGGGGAAAAAGGACGCCTTTCCCGCCTGGGGGTTTACATCGTTCATCTGAGCGTTATTTTTCTGCTCTTCGGTGGCCTGGTGGGGTCTTTTTTTGGTTTCGAAGCGTTCGTCAATATTCCCGAGGGAGAATCCATCGATACTGTCCGCCTTCGCAATACCGGTCAGCTTCACAAACTTGATTTTCAGATCCGTTGCGACGACTTCAGTTTGACGCTTTATGAAAATGGAGCTCCCAAAGAATATCGGTCCGCCCTGACCCTTCTGGAAAACGGAAAGCCGGTAAAAAAGAAGGATGTCATTGTCAACGCCCCCTTACGCTACCGGGGCATCAACATTTTCCAGTCCAGTTACGGCAAACTGCCTCCGGACCGAATGAATCGGTCCGTAATGCCGACGCCGGGACCGTCGGATCACTATACCCTCAGCTTCACTTCGAAAACATCGGGGATGAGTTACCACAAGACCGTCCAGGTGGGCACGCCGGTGGATCTTCCCGAGGGGTTGGGCCGGTTTCTGCTGATTTCCTATGAAGCCCAGGCGGATTTTCGCGGTATGGACGTGGGGGCCGCACTGAAGGGCATCATCACTCCGGCCGAGGGCCAGCCGGTGGATGTGCTGCTTCCGTTGAAGTTTGCCAATTTCGACAAGATGCGCGGCGGCGATGTGGTGATCGCCGTGACCGGACAGCCCGGGGGTAGCAACTCTGCCCCGCCGCCTGCCGAAGCGCGCTACTATACCGGCCTGCAGGTGACCCGCGATCCGGGTGTCTGGCTGGTCTATTCCGGCTTCATCCTGATGATCGCCGGTTGTTTCGTGACCTTTTATCTGTCTCACCAGCAGGTGTGCATCGTTATTGAAAAACAAAATAAGAGCAGCCGGGTAATCCTGGCCGGCACCACCAACCGCAACAAACTGGCCATGCAAAATGGTATTGATAAAATGTTTACGGCCATGACCAATGCCTGA
- a CDS encoding molybdopterin-binding protein yields MCQNHQNRQVNGGMTKIKVEEAIGTRLAHDITEVRPGEFKGPSFKRGHKVEESDVCRLMRLGKRHLYILDLNADQVHEDDAVAELAAVLAGPGVTFSGSPNEGKLQLRAAYTGLLKINVEALEAFNLIPDVMCASMHNNVPVTKGQIVAGTRAIPLVIDRPVLDRAVALAREHSPIFSVKAYHRKKIRLIITGNEVYEGLIEDRFEAIVKDKLSAFGATLEETVILPDDVDQIADTVCRFAAGDTEMIITTGGMSVDPDDVTRHGIRKAGADSLYYGAAVLPGAMFQIAYKQDMPIVGIPACGLHHKTTVFDLVLPRLLAGERLDDRDLARFSVGGMCLECPVCRYPACPMGKAS; encoded by the coding sequence ATGTGCCAGAACCATCAGAACCGCCAAGTAAACGGCGGCATGACCAAAATCAAGGTTGAAGAGGCCATCGGCACCCGCTTGGCCCATGACATCACCGAAGTCCGTCCCGGCGAATTCAAGGGGCCCTCTTTCAAGCGGGGGCATAAAGTCGAAGAATCCGATGTTTGCCGGCTCATGCGATTGGGCAAGCGGCACCTTTATATTCTTGATCTCAATGCGGACCAGGTCCATGAAGACGATGCCGTGGCCGAATTGGCCGCCGTCTTGGCCGGACCCGGCGTCACATTCAGCGGTTCCCCCAACGAGGGCAAACTGCAGCTCCGGGCCGCCTATACCGGGCTTCTGAAAATCAATGTCGAGGCTCTGGAAGCCTTTAACCTGATTCCCGACGTCATGTGCGCTTCCATGCACAACAACGTACCCGTCACCAAAGGCCAGATCGTGGCCGGCACCCGGGCCATTCCCCTGGTGATTGATCGGCCGGTGCTTGACCGGGCCGTGGCCCTGGCCCGTGAACACAGTCCCATTTTCAGCGTCAAGGCCTACCATCGAAAAAAAATCCGTCTGATCATCACCGGCAACGAAGTTTACGAGGGACTCATCGAAGACCGCTTCGAGGCCATCGTCAAGGACAAGCTCTCCGCCTTCGGGGCCACCCTCGAGGAGACGGTGATCCTTCCCGACGATGTGGATCAGATTGCCGACACGGTCTGTCGTTTCGCCGCCGGAGATACGGAGATGATCATCACCACCGGCGGCATGTCCGTCGACCCGGATGATGTCACCCGCCACGGTATCCGCAAGGCTGGTGCCGACAGCCTTTATTATGGTGCCGCCGTCCTGCCCGGCGCCATGTTCCAGATCGCTTACAAGCAAGATATGCCCATCGTGGGTATTCCGGCCTGCGGCCTGCACCACAAGACCACGGTGTTCGACCTGGTCCTGCCCCGTCTGTTGGCCGGTGAACGGCTGGATGACCGGGACCTGGCTCGCTTTTCTGTTGGGGGGATGTGTCTGGAGTGTCCGGTGTGCCGCTATCCGGCCTGTCCCATGGGCAAAGCCAGCTGA
- a CDS encoding DUF364 domain-containing protein encodes MELNRKLFDCVAKSAATVHVTQVCIGLGFTAVTTSGGGIGIAATGVALSGRNSGNFDLKDFEDRPAADLLPAILSSAPMERTMAMALINALNQPAALNLPEDPGNTILFDHFGIFSGARVAMVGYFPPLVRFLESRQVPLSVVDDNRGIGDKKVFYRQLAGWADVLILTGTSIINNSVERILSHAGPDLKTIIMGPSTPMLPGAFSHLPVHMLAGTAITDLPQTLKKVRHGGGAHSLKGISRKVYQLI; translated from the coding sequence ATGGAGCTGAATCGGAAGCTGTTTGACTGCGTCGCAAAATCGGCCGCAACCGTTCATGTCACCCAGGTCTGTATCGGCCTGGGTTTTACCGCAGTGACCACTTCCGGTGGCGGCATCGGCATCGCCGCCACCGGTGTTGCCCTCAGCGGTCGCAACTCCGGCAATTTCGATCTGAAAGATTTTGAGGACCGGCCGGCAGCCGATCTGTTGCCGGCTATCCTTTCGTCCGCCCCCATGGAGCGGACCATGGCCATGGCCCTGATCAATGCCTTGAACCAACCCGCGGCCCTCAACCTACCGGAAGACCCCGGCAATACCATTCTCTTTGATCATTTCGGCATCTTCAGCGGTGCCCGGGTTGCCATGGTCGGTTATTTCCCGCCGCTGGTCCGTTTTCTGGAATCCCGGCAGGTTCCGCTGTCGGTGGTCGACGACAACCGCGGCATCGGTGACAAAAAGGTCTTCTACCGTCAGTTGGCCGGTTGGGCCGACGTCCTGATCTTGACCGGCACCAGCATCATCAACAACAGCGTCGAACGGATTCTCTCCCATGCCGGACCCGATCTGAAAACCATCATCATGGGGCCCAGCACACCGATGCTGCCAGGCGCCTTCAGTCACCTGCCGGTCCACATGCTGGCCGGCACGGCCATTACCGACCTGCCCCAAACCCTCAAAAAGGTACGCCACGGCGGTGGTGCGCACTCGCTGAAAGGCATCAGTCGGAAAGTCTACCAACTGATCTGA
- a CDS encoding FmdE family protein, with the protein MESFETLLAGSARAHGHLCPGQVVGVRMAMLGCELIGLDNPSQMPQIKKLVVYVEIDRCATDAIAYVTGVKLGRRSLKFLDNGIMAATFVNLETGVAYRIVSTESSRDLACEYAPGIDDIRQQQLEGYKNMPDHVLFNIMPVHVDVPVNDMPGPSRFKIRCESCGIMVRDKKEVLLNGRVLCRSCAYGAHYEPLQPNLQLKTA; encoded by the coding sequence ATGGAAAGTTTTGAAACCTTGCTCGCAGGGTCAGCACGCGCCCACGGGCATCTGTGCCCCGGCCAGGTAGTGGGCGTTCGCATGGCCATGTTAGGATGCGAGCTTATCGGTCTGGATAATCCCAGCCAGATGCCTCAGATCAAAAAGCTCGTTGTCTATGTTGAGATCGACCGCTGTGCCACCGATGCCATCGCCTATGTGACCGGGGTCAAGCTGGGCCGTCGCTCCCTGAAATTTCTGGACAACGGCATCATGGCGGCCACTTTCGTCAACCTGGAAACCGGTGTGGCCTATCGCATCGTTTCCACCGAGTCATCCAGGGATCTTGCCTGTGAGTATGCACCGGGGATTGACGATATCCGCCAGCAGCAGCTCGAGGGCTATAAAAACATGCCCGATCATGTGCTGTTCAACATCATGCCGGTACATGTGGACGTTCCCGTTAACGACATGCCGGGTCCCTCACGCTTTAAAATCCGTTGCGAGTCCTGCGGAATCATGGTTAGGGACAAGAAAGAGGTTTTGCTCAACGGCAGGGTGCTTTGCCGTTCCTGTGCATACGGCGCCCATTACGAGCCACTGCAGCCGAACCTGCAACTGAAAACCGCCTAA
- the ccsB gene encoding c-type cytochrome biogenesis protein CcsB has product MSSSQLLSIATFVFALAAFCYIAALIFKKPRLTQPARWVVVAAVLMTTAGILLRWVESYRMGIGHAPLSNLYESLVFFSWTAGSLYLFMEFKYKNALIGAFVMPITFLAMAYASMSPNINDRIQPLVPALKSNWLIAHVATCFLGYAAFAVAFGMSIMYLIKSGSPEKQNGVIGHIPRIDVLDELTHRMVLFGFLFLTVGIITGAVWANSAWGTYWSWDPKETWSLITWFVYATLLHARLMRGWQGKQIAYLSILGFAAVLFTYFGVNLLPGLHSYGKV; this is encoded by the coding sequence ATGAGCAGTTCACAGTTACTTTCCATCGCGACATTTGTTTTTGCCCTGGCCGCGTTTTGCTATATTGCGGCGCTGATTTTCAAAAAACCGCGGTTGACGCAGCCGGCACGTTGGGTCGTGGTGGCCGCGGTCCTGATGACCACAGCAGGGATCCTGCTGCGCTGGGTGGAGTCCTACCGGATGGGCATCGGACACGCACCGTTGTCCAACCTATATGAATCACTGGTCTTTTTTTCATGGACCGCCGGGTCGCTTTACCTGTTCATGGAATTTAAATACAAAAACGCGCTGATTGGGGCTTTTGTCATGCCCATCACGTTTCTGGCCATGGCCTACGCCTCCATGTCTCCCAATATCAATGATCGCATCCAGCCCCTGGTGCCGGCCCTGAAGAGCAACTGGCTGATCGCCCATGTGGCCACCTGTTTTTTGGGCTATGCCGCCTTTGCCGTGGCGTTCGGCATGAGTATCATGTATTTGATCAAATCCGGAAGTCCGGAAAAGCAAAATGGGGTCATCGGGCACATTCCCCGGATCGATGTGTTGGATGAACTCACCCACCGGATGGTGCTGTTCGGCTTCCTTTTTCTGACCGTCGGCATCATCACCGGCGCGGTATGGGCCAATTCAGCCTGGGGCACCTACTGGTCCTGGGACCCCAAAGAGACGTGGTCGCTGATTACCTGGTTTGTTTACGCCACCTTGCTGCACGCCCGACTGATGCGTGGCTGGCAGGGGAAACAGATCGCCTATCTTTCCATCCTGGGATTTGCCGCCGTGCTGTTCACCTACTTTGGCGTTAACCTGCTACCCGGACTGCACAGCTACGGAAAAGTATGA